AGCATGGTGTACGATCCCTCCTCCCTGAAGAGGTTGAGGTGGTGGCAGGGCCGGGCTGTCCGGTATGCTGTGTCCCGGCAAGGGAAATCGACGAGTGCATTGAACTTGCAAGGCAGGGCGTCACAATAACAACCTTCGGTGACATGCTCCGCGTCCCGGGTTCCAGGGGGTCCCTTGCAGATGCAAGGGCAGACGGCGCGGATGTCAGGATAGTCTATGGTGTGAGCAACGCGGTGGAGATAGCAAGGAAACTCGACAGGGAAGTCGTATTCATGGCAGCAGGATTTGAGACCACCGCACCAACAACAGCCTCAGAGATACTCTCAGGACCACCTGAGAACTTCTCGGTCCTATCTTGCCACAGGCTCATACCACCCGCCCTCAGGTTCCTCATAGAGTCCGGTGAGGTGAACCTCAACGCCCTCATAGAACCCGGACACGTGTCAACCATAATCGGTATGAAGCCATATGAGCCATTCTCAAGGGACTATGGTATACCACAGGTCATAGCAGGCTTCAACCCCCTCGATATACTCATGGCGGTCTACATGATACTCCGCCAGATCGAGAGGGGGGAGGCGAAGGTTGAGAACGAGTATAAGAGGGCCGTGAGACCTGAGGGTAACCTTAAGGCCCAGAGGGCGATGGATGAGGTCTTCTATGTAACCGAGAGGGAGTGGAGGGGATTCCCGGTCATACCGGAATCGGTGTATGAGATAAGGGATGAGTTCTCGGAATTCAATGCAAGGGAGAAGTTCGATATAGATGTTGAGGATACGGTTGATACACCTGCGGGATGCATCTGCGGTGCGGTGCTGAGGGGTGTTGCAAGGCCAGAGGAATGCAAACTCTTCAGGACTGAGTGCACCCCCACCAGTCCCATCGGTGCTTGCATGGTGTCAAGGGAGGGCACCTGTAACATAGCCTACAGGTACAGCTCATTCTAGGTGTCAGGATGAGGGCCATTGCAGTTGACATCGACGGCACCATAACAGACAGAGAGAGGAGGCTGTCCCTGGAGGCTGTGAGGGCCCTCAGGGGCGCTGAGGAAGCGGGGGTGCCTGTTATAATAGTTACCGGCAATATCCTCTGCTTTGCAATGGCAACATCTATCCTGATGGGAACCACTGGAGGAGTTGTGGCTGAAAATGGTGGTGTACTGTACATCAATGACGAGGTGAGGGTTCTGGGTGATATGAGTAAGGCTGAGAGGGCCTACAGTCACCTCAAAGGGATTTACCCTGTCAGGAAGGTACCCTTCTCTGACCTGAGGGTGTCTGAGATAGCACTGACCCGGGATGTACCTGCAGACACTGTGAGGGAGGCACTCAGTGGCTTCGATGTTGAGGTCTATGACACGGGCTTTGCCATACACCTTACAGACCCTGCAGTGAATAAGGGCTCATCCATGGAGATCCTGCTGGAATCCATGGGACTGGGGATGGATGATGTCATGGCAATAGGCGACAGTGAAAACGATCTGGAGTTCATTGAACATGCAGGGTTCAGGGTCGCGGTTGCAAATGCAGACCCTGAACTGAAGGCGATTGCGGATTATGTAACCTCTGCGGCCCATGGAGAGGGGGTTGCAGAGGCTGTCCAGAGATTCTTGGGGGTGTGACCTATGTTGGGGATCGGTGAAGAGGCTGTTAAACGTGCCTTAAAATATGGTGAAATGGCTGAGGTCTACATTGAAAGGGAGAAGACACTGGAGGTCGAG
This region of Methanothermobacter thermautotrophicus genomic DNA includes:
- the hypD gene encoding hydrogenase formation protein HypD; this encodes MKNLSRELVSRIQEISRPVKIMHVCGSHEHTIMQHGVRSLLPEEVEVVAGPGCPVCCVPAREIDECIELARQGVTITTFGDMLRVPGSRGSLADARADGADVRIVYGVSNAVEIARKLDREVVFMAAGFETTAPTTASEILSGPPENFSVLSCHRLIPPALRFLIESGEVNLNALIEPGHVSTIIGMKPYEPFSRDYGIPQVIAGFNPLDILMAVYMILRQIERGEAKVENEYKRAVRPEGNLKAQRAMDEVFYVTEREWRGFPVIPESVYEIRDEFSEFNAREKFDIDVEDTVDTPAGCICGAVLRGVARPEECKLFRTECTPTSPIGACMVSREGTCNIAYRYSSF
- a CDS encoding phosphoglycolate phosphatase produces the protein MRAIAVDIDGTITDRERRLSLEAVRALRGAEEAGVPVIIVTGNILCFAMATSILMGTTGGVVAENGGVLYINDEVRVLGDMSKAERAYSHLKGIYPVRKVPFSDLRVSEIALTRDVPADTVREALSGFDVEVYDTGFAIHLTDPAVNKGSSMEILLESMGLGMDDVMAIGDSENDLEFIEHAGFRVAVANADPELKAIADYVTSAAHGEGVAEAVQRFLGV